The Syntrophales bacterium genome has a window encoding:
- the hslV gene encoding ATP-dependent protease subunit HslV → MKIYGTTIVAVRHRGKVAVAGDGQVTFDVTIMKHGARKVRRLYHNQVIVGFAGATADAFTLFDRFDAKLEQYNGNLLRAAVELTKDWRTDRVLRHLEALMIAVNKDHFLMISGNGDVIESDDEVMAIGSGAPYALAAARALVRHSNLSAPEIAKEAVKTASEICIYTNDNITVEELDL, encoded by the coding sequence ATGAAGATATACGGAACCACAATAGTTGCAGTTCGCCATCGTGGAAAAGTGGCAGTTGCTGGTGATGGTCAGGTAACTTTTGATGTAACAATTATGAAACATGGGGCTAGGAAAGTCCGCCGTCTGTATCACAATCAGGTGATCGTGGGTTTTGCAGGTGCAACGGCGGATGCATTTACTCTTTTCGATCGTTTCGACGCGAAGCTAGAACAGTACAACGGGAATTTGCTCAGGGCTGCTGTGGAGTTAACGAAGGATTGGAGGACGGATCGGGTGTTGAGACACCTTGAGGCATTGATGATTGCAGTTAACAAAGATCACTTTCTAATGATCTCTGGTAATGGTGATGTTATTGAATCAGACGATGAGGTTATGGCTATAGGTTCTGGGGCGCCTTATGCTCTTGCTGCTGCAAGGGCTCTTGTCCGTCATTCCAATCTATCCGCGCCAGAAATCGCAAAAGAGGCGGTTAAAACTGCTTCTGAAATATGCATCTACACCAATGACAATATAACGGTTGAGGAACTGGATCTCTAG
- the tsaE gene encoding tRNA (adenosine(37)-N6)-threonylcarbamoyltransferase complex ATPase subunit type 1 TsaE, whose amino-acid sequence MIGEKFRVAIFSASPGDTFEIGKKIGSRMEKGDIIALIGELGTGKTLLTSGIARGLNVPDIYPIASPTFTLINEYPGRLPLYHFDVYRLDNHRALEDVGYEEYFYGEGVVVIEWAEKIISILPENAIYVELIYIDENSRDLIISGKTDNVKRLIQDIYLGG is encoded by the coding sequence ATGATTGGAGAAAAGTTTAGAGTAGCCATCTTCTCAGCCAGTCCCGGGGACACATTTGAGATAGGAAAGAAAATAGGATCCAGAATGGAAAAGGGCGATATTATTGCGCTCATAGGGGAACTTGGAACGGGGAAGACTCTTCTTACGTCTGGTATAGCTCGAGGTCTTAACGTGCCTGATATTTATCCAATTGCGAGTCCTACATTTACCCTCATCAACGAATACCCTGGCAGATTACCTCTTTATCATTTTGATGTTTACCGACTGGATAATCACCGTGCACTTGAAGATGTAGGTTATGAAGAGTATTTTTATGGTGAAGGTGTTGTAGTTATTGAATGGGCAGAAAAGATAATAAGTATTCTCCCTGAAAATGCAATATACGTTGAGCTAATTTATATTGATGAGAACAGCAGAGATTTGATTATCTCTGGTAAAACAGATAATGTAAAGCGATTAATACAAGACATCTATTTAGGAGGATAA
- the miaB gene encoding tRNA (N6-isopentenyl adenosine(37)-C2)-methylthiotransferase MiaB — protein sequence MVRSFFIHTFGCQMNVQDSEKMAALLADMGYKCADDPRRADLIIVNTCAIREKAEQKALSLLGRFQYLKKRNHRLIVGVSGCFAQKLGYSFLERMPHLDFVLGTQNIHKLPDVIAEVQENKSKVVKTELYDTLPAVRNVACPVDGKVTAFVTIMQGCNNFCTFCVVPYLRGREMSRPWRDIVDEVRFLVKHGVKEVTLLGQNVNSYGSDLGERETFVGLLKRICEVEGLERLRFTTSHPKDLSAELINCFGKLHPLCEHIHLPVQSGSNRILERMNRKYTREDYLDKVNRLRDVCPEIAISSDVIVGFPGETEKDFELTLDLMEKIKFDNLFSFKYSRREGTAAASLDDQVPEEAKSRRLSMLQKLQDSHTMERNKAWEGRVVEVLVEGTSKNDPKEVTGRTRQNKIVNFPGDAQLRGKLLNVRITEAFLHSLRGEII from the coding sequence ATGGTGAGATCCTTTTTTATACACACTTTTGGTTGTCAAATGAACGTTCAGGATTCTGAGAAAATGGCTGCATTATTGGCAGATATGGGGTACAAGTGTGCTGATGATCCCAGGAGAGCGGATTTGATTATTGTAAATACATGTGCCATTCGCGAAAAGGCAGAGCAAAAAGCTTTGAGTCTTCTGGGTCGTTTTCAATATCTGAAGAAGAGAAATCATCGTTTGATTGTGGGGGTTAGTGGATGTTTCGCACAAAAACTTGGTTATTCTTTTTTGGAAAGGATGCCCCATCTTGATTTTGTCCTCGGAACGCAAAACATTCATAAGTTGCCGGACGTGATAGCTGAGGTGCAAGAAAATAAGAGTAAAGTGGTAAAAACGGAGCTCTACGACACACTTCCTGCTGTGAGAAATGTAGCTTGTCCTGTGGACGGAAAAGTTACGGCCTTCGTTACAATTATGCAAGGTTGCAATAACTTCTGTACGTTCTGTGTTGTTCCGTATCTGCGGGGAAGAGAAATGAGCCGTCCTTGGAGGGATATAGTTGATGAAGTACGTTTCCTCGTCAAACATGGAGTGAAGGAGGTTACCCTTCTCGGTCAGAATGTGAATTCTTACGGTAGTGATTTAGGGGAGAGGGAAACCTTCGTAGGTTTGCTGAAGCGAATCTGCGAGGTAGAAGGTTTAGAACGTTTAAGGTTTACTACATCCCATCCTAAGGATCTTTCGGCCGAGCTGATAAACTGTTTCGGTAAATTGCATCCTCTTTGCGAACATATACATCTCCCAGTGCAGTCAGGGTCCAACAGGATACTGGAGAGGATGAATAGAAAGTATACACGCGAGGACTATTTGGACAAAGTTAATAGGTTGCGCGATGTGTGCCCAGAAATTGCGATATCGTCGGATGTGATTGTTGGGTTTCCTGGAGAAACAGAGAAAGATTTCGAGCTTACGTTGGACCTCATGGAAAAAATCAAGTTTGACAACCTATTTTCTTTCAAGTATTCAAGAAGGGAAGGGACAGCTGCGGCTTCTCTGGATGATCAAGTTCCCGAGGAGGCGAAAAGTAGGCGGCTTTCCATGCTTCAGAAACTTCAGGACAGTCATACAATGGAGCGCAATAAGGCATGGGAAGGACGTGTTGTAGAAGTACTTGTGGAGGGTACGAGCAAGAACGATCCTAAAGAGGTTACGGGAAGAACGAGGCAGAACAAGATAGTGAACTTTCCAGGAGACGCCCAGCTTAGGGGAAAATTGTTGAATGTAAGAATAACTGAAGCGTTTCTCCATTCACTGAGAGGAGAAATTATTTGA
- a CDS encoding aspartate kinase yields the protein MGLVVHKYGGTSVGDIDRIKNVARRVIREKELGNDIVVVVSAMAGETDRLINLAHQAANNPPNQRELDCLVATGEQVAVSLLAIVLNDMGYKAKSFLGYQVKILTDQSFSKARILKIDTEKIRDELAKGTIVVVAGFQGVDLENNITTLGRGGSDTSAVALAAALHADMCYIYTDVDGVYTTDPNVYHKARRLKRISYDEMLEMARAGAKVLHPRSVELAKKYQVPIYVKSSFNDDGGTLVTKEDKDMEKVVVSGVTYDRDQAKITVMHVPDRPGIAARLFTPLAEHNIVVDMIIQNASVDNFTDLSFTVSRKDVREAARLVGEVAKDIGATGVEIDDNVAKVSIIGVGMVSHAGVAAKMFATLAKEGINILMISTSEIKISCVIQAKYTELAVMALHDAFELDKES from the coding sequence ATGGGTCTTGTTGTTCATAAGTATGGGGGAACCTCCGTTGGGGACATCGATAGGATCAAAAATGTAGCAAGAAGGGTTATAAGGGAAAAAGAGTTGGGAAATGACATTGTTGTTGTTGTATCTGCAATGGCTGGTGAAACGGACCGTCTGATAAACTTGGCCCATCAGGCGGCCAATAATCCCCCCAATCAGAGGGAATTAGACTGCCTGGTAGCCACAGGAGAACAGGTTGCAGTTTCTCTCCTGGCCATCGTTTTGAACGATATGGGTTACAAAGCTAAATCTTTTCTCGGATATCAGGTAAAAATTCTTACGGACCAATCATTTTCGAAAGCAAGAATTCTCAAGATAGATACTGAGAAAATCCGTGATGAACTGGCAAAGGGAACAATAGTGGTAGTAGCAGGGTTTCAGGGGGTTGATTTAGAGAACAACATTACCACTCTGGGAAGGGGAGGATCGGACACAAGTGCGGTTGCTCTTGCTGCTGCCCTACATGCGGATATGTGTTACATATATACGGACGTTGATGGGGTGTATACCACTGATCCTAACGTTTACCACAAAGCGAGGAGACTCAAACGTATATCTTACGATGAAATGTTGGAAATGGCTAGAGCTGGTGCAAAGGTGCTTCATCCTCGCTCGGTGGAACTCGCCAAGAAGTATCAGGTGCCTATATATGTAAAATCATCTTTTAACGATGACGGAGGAACGCTTGTAACCAAGGAGGATAAAGATATGGAGAAGGTTGTTGTTTCTGGTGTTACATACGATCGTGATCAGGCGAAAATTACCGTAATGCATGTGCCAGACAGACCAGGCATTGCGGCTCGTCTTTTTACCCCTCTGGCTGAGCATAATATAGTTGTGGACATGATCATTCAGAATGCAAGTGTTGATAACTTTACGGATCTCAGTTTTACAGTTTCCAGGAAAGACGTGCGTGAAGCCGCTCGTCTGGTGGGTGAGGTGGCTAAAGATATAGGAGCCACGGGAGTTGAGATTGACGACAATGTGGCAAAGGTATCGATTATCGGGGTAGGGATGGTGAGTCATGCTGGAGTGGCGGCAAAGATGTTTGCCACACTTGCCAAAGAAGGGATAAACATACTGATGATAAGCACATCTGAGATTAAAATTTCCTGTGTGATACAGGCAAAGTACACGGAACTTGCCGTTATGGCCCTCCATGATGCTTTCGAGCTTGATAAGGAATCTTGA
- the acpS gene encoding holo-ACP synthase, translating into MIVGSGIDIVSVRKIDRIIAHWGEKFVERVFTENEIRYCRSRKRPAVHYAARFAAKESFMKALGKGFSSGISLREIEVMRDERGKPFLVFYGRASMIVEQSGVSFIHLSLTHTEEFAVAMVILEA; encoded by the coding sequence ATGATAGTGGGCAGTGGGATAGACATTGTAAGTGTACGTAAAATAGATAGAATTATCGCTCACTGGGGTGAAAAATTTGTTGAGAGAGTTTTTACAGAGAATGAGATAAGATACTGCAGAAGTCGAAAACGTCCTGCGGTTCATTATGCAGCCCGCTTTGCAGCTAAAGAGTCCTTCATGAAAGCTTTAGGAAAGGGGTTCTCAAGCGGCATCAGTTTGAGAGAAATTGAGGTGATGAGAGATGAGAGAGGTAAACCTTTTCTTGTATTTTACGGAAGAGCTTCAATGATAGTGGAGCAGAGCGGTGTTTCATTTATACATTTAAGTTTGACCCACACAGAGGAATTTGCAGTGGCAATGGTGATACTAGAAGCATGA
- the argB gene encoding acetylglutamate kinase: protein MEDIQASVERANVLLEALPYIKRFYDRVVVIKYGGHAMVDGELKDLFAQDVVMMKYIGIHPVIVHGGGPQIGDLLKTLGKESKFIQGMRVTDEETMDIVEMVLVGRVNKDIVGLINRHGGKAVGLSGKDGNLIKGEKYYLTSEKAKNTPPEIIDLGLVGKVKEINGSLILSLVSSGFIPVIAPTGVGENGETYNINADVVASAVAATLKAEKLIILTDVAGVMDKNKKLIHTMNNEQALRLIEDGTISGGMFPKIKSCLKALRSGVGKAHIIDGRLKHAILLEIFTDKGIGTEIVM, encoded by the coding sequence ATGGAAGATATTCAAGCATCAGTGGAGAGAGCAAACGTTCTTTTGGAAGCGCTTCCGTACATAAAAAGATTTTACGATCGCGTTGTGGTGATAAAATACGGTGGCCATGCTATGGTAGATGGAGAACTGAAGGATCTCTTCGCCCAGGATGTGGTCATGATGAAGTATATAGGTATTCATCCTGTGATTGTTCACGGAGGGGGACCTCAGATTGGAGATTTGCTTAAAACATTGGGTAAGGAATCGAAGTTCATTCAAGGTATGAGAGTTACTGACGAAGAAACGATGGATATCGTGGAAATGGTTTTGGTGGGAAGGGTGAACAAAGATATTGTAGGTCTTATAAACCGCCACGGTGGCAAAGCCGTAGGTTTAAGTGGGAAAGATGGTAATCTAATAAAAGGTGAAAAATATTATCTTACCTCCGAGAAGGCAAAAAATACACCACCTGAAATTATTGATTTAGGTTTAGTGGGGAAGGTTAAGGAGATTAATGGAAGTTTGATACTTTCACTTGTGAGTAGTGGTTTCATACCGGTAATTGCGCCCACAGGTGTGGGCGAAAATGGAGAAACCTATAATATAAATGCCGATGTTGTGGCGAGTGCCGTAGCCGCGACTCTAAAGGCAGAGAAACTAATAATATTAACCGATGTGGCTGGTGTTATGGATAAAAACAAAAAACTCATTCACACCATGAACAATGAACAGGCTTTAAGGTTGATTGAGGATGGTACCATTTCCGGTGGAATGTTTCCCAAAATAAAATCCTGTTTAAAGGCATTGAGGAGTGGCGTTGGTAAGGCTCATATCATAGATGGGAGACTCAAACACGCCATACTACTTGAAATATTCACTGACAAAGGAATTGGAACGGAGATAGTAATGTGA
- the folP gene encoding dihydropteroate synthase, whose protein sequence is MKVFNSRLIFFTSQEESLQIFERIGVDSYGISAMMPKTSHFNIFIESIPCYVANILKQEMLSIGGDAAVNRQSVSCKVEKTDCLIMGTRKQLVRLIEKLMLQPSFLRGVAEEVKQLLENVDRKEFVFKTSRREIQIGCRTLVMGVLNVTPDSFSDGGKYLSAENAIRHGLRMADEGADIIDVGGESSRPGAEPVTAEEEKRRVLPIIEALAKKVNVPISIDTTKSEVAKAAIDAGAEIVNDISAMNFDPEMVKVIHDTGAGVILMHMRGRPKDMQKGDLTYFDLIGEILGYLREAVEKAKGFGVPEDNIVVDPGIGFGKKPEDNLKILKHLREFKSLGRPVMIGTSRKSFIAKITGQDSPEERIEGTAASVTAAVLQGCNIVRVHDVAFMKRVVGVADAIRAA, encoded by the coding sequence TTGAAAGTCTTTAATTCCCGCTTGATTTTCTTTACATCACAAGAGGAATCCCTTCAGATTTTTGAGCGTATAGGGGTCGACTCGTATGGCATATCAGCTATGATGCCTAAGACATCCCATTTTAATATATTCATAGAGAGTATTCCCTGCTATGTTGCTAACATCCTGAAACAGGAAATGCTCTCCATAGGCGGTGATGCCGCTGTTAATAGACAATCGGTTTCCTGCAAGGTTGAAAAAACCGATTGTCTCATCATGGGAACGCGAAAACAGTTGGTTCGCCTTATTGAGAAGCTTATGTTGCAGCCTTCTTTTCTTAGGGGGGTTGCTGAAGAAGTGAAACAGTTGCTTGAGAATGTTGATAGAAAAGAGTTCGTTTTTAAAACTTCACGGAGGGAAATTCAGATTGGCTGTCGGACACTAGTAATGGGTGTTCTTAACGTGACCCCAGATTCTTTCTCTGATGGTGGCAAATACCTTAGCGCTGAGAATGCAATTCGTCATGGGTTGAGGATGGCGGATGAGGGTGCAGATATTATAGATGTTGGTGGCGAATCTTCAAGACCAGGGGCGGAACCTGTTACGGCGGAAGAAGAGAAGAGGAGAGTATTGCCAATAATAGAAGCTTTAGCAAAGAAAGTAAACGTTCCTATTTCTATCGACACTACAAAAAGTGAGGTAGCGAAAGCAGCTATCGATGCAGGAGCGGAAATTGTTAATGATATAAGTGCCATGAATTTTGATCCAGAAATGGTAAAGGTTATCCATGATACCGGAGCTGGGGTGATTCTCATGCACATGCGAGGAAGACCCAAAGATATGCAGAAGGGTGATCTTACATACTTCGATCTCATTGGTGAAATACTTGGGTATCTTCGTGAAGCGGTCGAGAAAGCAAAAGGTTTTGGGGTACCAGAGGATAACATTGTAGTCGATCCCGGTATTGGATTTGGGAAAAAGCCGGAGGATAATCTGAAAATATTGAAACATTTGCGGGAGTTTAAGTCACTTGGTAGACCAGTTATGATTGGTACATCAAGGAAATCATTTATTGCTAAGATCACAGGGCAGGATTCGCCTGAGGAGAGGATTGAAGGTACGGCAGCATCGGTAACTGCTGCGGTTCTTCAGGGGTGTAACATAGTAAGAGTTCATGATGTGGCCTTTATGAAAAGAGTTGTTGGTGTGGCTGATGCGATAAGGGCAGCGTAG
- a CDS encoding bifunctional nuclease family protein, whose protein sequence is MMIEMRVAGITLDPVTGTPIVILKDLEEKKVLPIWIGLFEASAIATKLEGITFSRPMTHDLLNEILKSTGINVLKIEINDLRNNTFYANIFLSKDGEVIAIDARPSDAIALALRAGAPIYAEETVIEKSRNVDFAEKTTDLEKMKEEKLKEFLENLSPEDFGKYKM, encoded by the coding sequence ATGATGATAGAAATGAGAGTAGCGGGAATAACACTGGATCCAGTAACGGGGACACCTATTGTTATACTGAAGGATCTTGAGGAAAAAAAAGTGCTTCCCATATGGATTGGGTTGTTTGAAGCCAGTGCCATCGCCACTAAACTGGAAGGAATTACTTTTTCGAGGCCCATGACGCATGATCTTTTGAACGAGATATTGAAGAGTACAGGCATAAATGTTCTGAAAATAGAGATCAACGATTTGAGAAACAACACCTTTTATGCCAACATTTTTTTGTCAAAAGATGGTGAGGTTATAGCAATCGATGCTCGACCAAGTGATGCTATAGCTCTAGCGCTGCGTGCCGGGGCACCCATATACGCTGAAGAGACTGTTATTGAAAAGTCGAGAAATGTGGATTTTGCTGAAAAAACAACGGATTTGGAAAAGATGAAAGAAGAAAAGCTGAAAGAGTTTCTTGAGAATTTGTCGCCTGAGGACTTTGGAAAATACAAAATGTAG
- the xerC gene encoding tyrosine recombinase XerC: MDILLSEFHTYLKTAKNSSGNTLKAYVSDVGQFFKFLEVNSIGDLSKVDTSTVRFFLADLHRRGLKRASINRKLAAIRTFFRFLNGKGKISRDPAGTITTPKVEKKIPRLLSVDEIFCLLDGAFPNNRMGKRDRALLELLYSSGIRLSELVELNIGDVDFAKGMIKVKGKGGKERVVPVGSPALRAIDEYLGARGVLNSGENRDSDPLFVGGRGRRISARTVQRIVDRYIRLRGLEKKVSPHAFRHSFATHLLDMGADLRTIQEMLGHEKLSTTQKYTSVSVDHLMSIYDKAHPRAH; the protein is encoded by the coding sequence GTGGATATTTTACTAAGTGAATTCCACACGTATCTTAAAACGGCGAAGAATTCTTCGGGAAACACATTAAAGGCGTATGTTTCAGATGTTGGGCAGTTCTTCAAGTTTCTTGAGGTAAATTCCATCGGAGATTTGTCCAAGGTGGACACATCAACAGTGAGGTTTTTTCTTGCCGATCTACACCGTCGGGGGTTAAAAAGAGCCTCTATAAACAGGAAACTTGCAGCGATAAGGACATTTTTCAGATTCCTTAATGGAAAGGGGAAAATATCCAGAGATCCCGCAGGAACAATAACTACACCAAAAGTTGAAAAAAAAATTCCCAGATTGCTCTCAGTTGATGAGATATTTTGTTTACTTGATGGTGCTTTTCCTAACAACAGGATGGGTAAACGGGATAGAGCACTCCTGGAATTACTGTATTCATCGGGCATCAGACTTAGTGAACTCGTAGAACTTAACATTGGGGATGTGGATTTTGCAAAAGGAATGATTAAAGTTAAGGGTAAGGGGGGTAAAGAAAGGGTTGTTCCGGTGGGAAGCCCTGCGCTTCGGGCAATAGATGAATACCTTGGAGCGAGGGGTGTACTGAACAGTGGAGAGAATCGAGATTCTGATCCTTTGTTCGTCGGTGGACGGGGTAGGCGTATAAGTGCTAGGACTGTGCAGCGTATAGTTGATCGTTATATAAGATTGAGAGGTCTGGAAAAAAAGGTGAGCCCTCATGCGTTTCGCCATTCTTTCGCCACTCATCTGCTCGATATGGGAGCTGATCTGAGAACAATTCAGGAAATGCTTGGCCATGAAAAGCTCTCGACTACGCAAAAATACACGTCTGTCAGTGTAGATCATCTCATGTCAATTTACGATAAGGCTCACCCCAGGGCGCATTAA
- a CDS encoding helix-hairpin-helix domain-containing protein: protein MRENRQITIYKQIEGLVYILFISTIVTVVADTCFKRDFSGIDLKYAKFNKNCVAVELRGIDELEGIYCVHPNTTLFTFFNDLDLCKDWPCDLNVLTFSLRDGTLISLENGQVMIGEMSATKKLALGIPLDINNVSYQDLILVPGIKEVTAKRIIEMREKKGKFSSMSELLAIRGIKEKRLADIKRYLQIREP, encoded by the coding sequence TTGAGAGAGAACCGTCAAATCACTATCTATAAACAGATTGAGGGTCTGGTTTATATCCTTTTTATAAGTACTATAGTTACGGTTGTTGCAGACACTTGTTTCAAGCGTGATTTCTCAGGGATCGATCTCAAGTACGCAAAGTTTAACAAAAATTGTGTTGCTGTGGAGCTAAGAGGGATTGATGAGCTGGAAGGGATTTATTGTGTCCATCCGAATACGACGTTGTTTACGTTTTTCAATGACTTGGATCTATGTAAGGATTGGCCGTGTGACTTGAATGTCCTAACTTTTTCTTTAAGAGACGGTACGCTCATTTCACTGGAAAATGGACAGGTTATGATCGGTGAGATGTCAGCAACTAAAAAACTTGCTCTCGGCATTCCACTTGATATAAACAATGTATCATACCAAGATCTGATTCTTGTCCCGGGGATTAAAGAGGTAACGGCAAAGAGGATCATAGAAATGAGAGAAAAAAAAGGAAAGTTCTCTTCAATGTCCGAACTTCTTGCAATACGTGGCATAAAGGAAAAAAGACTAGCGGACATAAAAAGATATCTACAAATAAGGGAGCCCTAG
- the hslU gene encoding ATP-dependent protease ATPase subunit HslU produces MSSKDLTPRRIVEMLDKYIIGQDDAKRAVAIALRNRWRRQNLPKEMAEEIAPKNIIMIGPTGVGKTEIARRLAKLDNSPFLKVEASKFTEVGYVGRDVESMIRDLVDIAINIVKAEEQEKVKGKAAELAEERLLDILLPPKPIERSVSEFVSFQKQEHYDDDIRALQQDSTREKLRKLLREGKLDNRQVEIEITENRPGPMIEIFSTAGIEDLGLNIREMLGNIFPQKKKKTKVKVPEALELLAQEEVQKLVDMDKVIKTAIDRVEQSGIIFLDEIDKIVGSDSPHGPDVSREGVQRDLLPIVEGSTVNTRYGMVKTDHILFIAAGAFTSSKPSDLIPELQGRFPIRVELAPLGKEEFVRILTEPHNALIKQYVQMLSTEGINLQFTQDAIEKIAEMAAMVNERTENIGARRLYTIMETLLEDVSFNAPDLEEKNIVIDAAYVEEKLADIIEDEDLSRYVL; encoded by the coding sequence ATGTCTTCGAAGGATCTCACGCCGCGTCGTATCGTTGAAATGTTGGACAAATACATAATTGGCCAGGATGATGCTAAGAGGGCAGTGGCAATTGCCCTAAGAAATCGCTGGCGTAGGCAGAATCTTCCGAAGGAGATGGCCGAAGAGATTGCCCCTAAAAACATAATTATGATAGGGCCTACAGGTGTAGGAAAAACAGAGATAGCAAGAAGACTGGCTAAGCTAGACAATTCCCCATTTCTCAAGGTAGAAGCCTCGAAGTTTACAGAGGTAGGTTATGTAGGGCGAGATGTGGAGTCCATGATAAGGGACCTTGTTGATATTGCTATTAACATCGTCAAAGCGGAAGAGCAGGAAAAAGTTAAAGGTAAAGCTGCAGAATTGGCAGAGGAGCGTTTGTTGGACATTCTTCTTCCTCCGAAACCTATTGAGAGATCAGTTTCTGAGTTTGTAAGTTTTCAAAAGCAGGAGCACTACGATGATGACATAAGAGCGCTTCAGCAGGATAGTACTCGGGAAAAATTGAGAAAACTTTTGAGGGAGGGGAAACTGGATAATCGTCAGGTGGAAATCGAAATAACTGAGAATCGTCCTGGTCCTATGATAGAGATTTTTTCCACTGCGGGGATTGAGGATCTAGGTCTAAATATTAGAGAAATGTTAGGCAACATTTTCCCTCAAAAGAAGAAAAAAACAAAAGTGAAAGTACCTGAGGCGCTAGAACTGCTTGCACAGGAAGAAGTACAGAAGCTAGTGGATATGGACAAGGTTATAAAAACGGCGATAGATCGGGTGGAGCAATCTGGTATTATCTTTCTTGATGAAATCGATAAAATAGTTGGTTCCGATTCACCGCATGGACCTGATGTGTCTAGGGAAGGTGTGCAACGGGATTTGCTGCCTATTGTGGAGGGATCTACAGTAAATACAAGGTACGGTATGGTGAAAACAGATCATATACTTTTCATAGCCGCAGGTGCCTTTACTTCGAGTAAACCATCAGATCTCATTCCTGAGCTTCAAGGTAGATTCCCTATAAGGGTGGAACTCGCTCCTTTAGGTAAGGAGGAATTTGTCAGGATCCTCACAGAACCCCACAATGCATTGATAAAGCAGTACGTACAGATGCTTTCCACCGAAGGTATAAATCTTCAGTTCACTCAGGACGCTATCGAAAAAATAGCGGAGATGGCTGCAATGGTAAATGAAAGGACGGAAAACATAGGTGCAAGGCGCCTTTACACCATAATGGAAACCCTTCTTGAGGATGTATCATTTAATGCACCTGATCTCGAGGAGAAGAATATTGTAATCGATGCTGCTTACGTTGAGGAGAAACTTGCGGATATAATCGAAGACGAGGATCTAAGCAGGTACGTACTTTAA